In the genome of Segatella copri, one region contains:
- a CDS encoding malate dehydrogenase, with protein sequence MEFLTNDKLVIVGAGGMIGSNMVQSALMLGLTPNICLYDIFEPGVHGVFDEIQQCAFPGVNVTYTVNPEEAFTGAKYIISSGGAPRKEGMTREDLLKGNCKIAAEFGDNIKKYCPEVEHVVVIFNPADVTALTALIHSGLKPNQLTSLAALDSTRLQQALALEFGVQQDKVTGAHTYGGHGEQMAVFASQVKVDGKPLSEMGLSDERWEEIKHHTVQGGSNIIKLRGRSSFQSPAYNAVKMIEAAMGGEKFTLPAGCYVKCDKCGFKNVMMAMPTTIDKTGVHFTEPTGTEEELASLAKSYEHLCKMRDEIVELGIVPPVAEWKEMNPNL encoded by the coding sequence ATGGAATTTTTAACAAATGACAAACTCGTTATCGTCGGTGCAGGCGGTATGATCGGTTCTAACATGGTACAGAGCGCTTTGATGCTCGGTCTTACTCCAAACATCTGTCTTTATGATATCTTCGAGCCAGGTGTACATGGTGTATTCGATGAGATTCAGCAGTGCGCATTCCCAGGCGTAAACGTTACTTATACAGTAAATCCTGAGGAGGCTTTCACTGGTGCTAAATATATTATTTCTTCAGGTGGTGCTCCTCGTAAGGAGGGTATGACTCGTGAGGACCTCCTCAAGGGTAACTGCAAGATCGCCGCTGAGTTCGGTGACAACATCAAGAAGTACTGCCCAGAGGTTGAGCACGTAGTTGTTATCTTCAACCCAGCAGACGTTACAGCTTTGACAGCCCTCATCCACTCTGGTTTGAAGCCAAATCAGTTGACTTCACTCGCAGCTCTCGACTCTACCCGTTTGCAGCAGGCTTTGGCTCTCGAATTCGGTGTACAGCAGGATAAGGTTACTGGTGCTCACACTTACGGTGGTCACGGCGAGCAGATGGCAGTATTCGCTTCTCAGGTTAAGGTTGACGGCAAGCCATTGTCTGAGATGGGTCTTTCTGACGAGCGTTGGGAGGAGATCAAGCACCACACAGTACAGGGTGGTTCTAACATCATCAAGCTCCGTGGCCGTTCTTCATTCCAGAGCCCAGCTTACAACGCTGTTAAGATGATCGAGGCTGCTATGGGTGGCGAGAAGTTCACATTGCCAGCAGGTTGCTACGTTAAGTGCGACAAGTGCGGCTTCAAGAACGTAATGATGGCTATGCCTACTACTATCGACAAGACTGGTGTTCACTTCACAGAGCCTACAGGTACAGAAGAAGAGCTCGCTAGCCTCGCTAAGTCTTACGAGCACCTTTGCAAGATGCGCGATGAGATCGTAGAGCTTGGCATCGTTCCTCCAGTAGCTGAGTGGAAAGAGATGAACCCTAACTTGTAA
- a CDS encoding aminopeptidase P family protein, whose protein sequence is MNNINQRLASLREVMKREHLAAFIFPSTDAHQSEYVADHWLGRAWISGFNGSAGTAVVTMTSAALWTDSRYFLAAEEQLHGTEFQLMKLRIPGTPSIAEWLGKELADVASPEVGLDGWVNSYAATSSLISDLRKAGGVTMRTNLDPLAEIWKDRPSIPENPVEIQPLEYAGEDATSKIQRIRKALRTYHADGMLVSALDDIAWTLNLRGTDVHCNPVFVSYLLIASDKVSLFVDEAKVSAEVRAYLVAHGVSLYNYNKVEDGLKEYSEYNILLDANETNYYLWKTVRCQEIVAKTSPIPAMKAVKCEAEIAGYRRAMLRDGVAMVKFLKWLVPAVEAGGQTEMSIDRKLTSLRAEQDLFRDISFDTIAGYQAHGAIVHYEASAETDAPLKPEGLLLLDSGAQYQDGTTDITRTIALGPVTEEMKHIYTLVLKGHIQLELAKFPDGASGTQLDALARECMWREGLNFLHGTGHGVGSYLNVHEGPHQVRMEYMPAPLRAGMTVTDEPGLYLAGKFGVRIENTLLIKDYMETEFGKFLQMESLTLCPIDTAPIDVDMLLPEELNWLNSYHAEVYAKLAPYLDEEEQIWLKNATKLIK, encoded by the coding sequence ATGAACAATATTAATCAAAGATTGGCAAGCTTGAGGGAAGTGATGAAGCGCGAACATCTTGCTGCGTTCATCTTCCCTAGTACGGATGCTCACCAGAGTGAGTATGTGGCAGACCATTGGTTGGGTAGGGCTTGGATTTCAGGCTTCAACGGTTCGGCAGGAACTGCCGTGGTTACCATGACTTCTGCTGCGCTGTGGACCGACTCCCGCTATTTCCTTGCGGCAGAAGAACAGTTGCATGGAACTGAGTTCCAGTTGATGAAGCTGAGAATTCCGGGAACTCCTTCTATTGCTGAGTGGCTGGGAAAGGAGTTGGCTGATGTTGCTTCTCCTGAAGTGGGATTGGATGGATGGGTGAATTCCTATGCTGCAACCTCTAGCTTGATTTCAGATTTGCGCAAGGCAGGAGGTGTCACGATGCGTACTAACCTGGATCCTTTGGCGGAAATATGGAAAGACCGTCCTTCTATTCCTGAGAATCCGGTAGAAATCCAGCCTTTGGAATATGCAGGCGAAGATGCAACTTCTAAAATCCAGCGCATCAGAAAGGCTTTGAGAACTTATCATGCTGACGGCATGCTGGTTTCCGCCTTGGATGATATCGCATGGACCTTGAACCTGCGTGGCACGGATGTGCATTGTAATCCTGTGTTTGTTAGCTATCTCCTGATAGCGTCCGATAAGGTGTCTCTTTTTGTGGATGAGGCTAAGGTGAGCGCCGAGGTGCGTGCTTATCTTGTGGCTCATGGCGTATCCCTATATAATTATAATAAGGTGGAAGATGGGTTGAAGGAGTATTCGGAGTATAATATTCTTCTGGATGCCAATGAAACCAACTATTATCTCTGGAAGACGGTAAGATGCCAGGAAATAGTGGCTAAGACTTCTCCTATCCCGGCAATGAAGGCTGTGAAGTGCGAGGCTGAAATTGCGGGCTATCGCAGAGCGATGCTTCGTGATGGCGTAGCCATGGTTAAATTCCTGAAATGGCTGGTTCCGGCTGTTGAGGCTGGAGGACAGACGGAGATGTCTATCGACAGGAAGTTGACCTCCTTGCGTGCAGAGCAGGATCTGTTCCGTGATATTTCCTTTGATACGATTGCAGGCTACCAGGCCCATGGTGCCATTGTTCATTATGAAGCTTCAGCCGAAACGGATGCACCGCTGAAGCCGGAAGGACTTTTGCTCTTGGATTCGGGTGCTCAATATCAGGATGGAACCACGGATATTACCCGCACCATAGCCCTGGGACCGGTGACAGAGGAAATGAAGCATATCTATACTCTGGTTCTCAAGGGACACATTCAGCTGGAATTGGCAAAGTTCCCTGATGGCGCTTCCGGAACCCAGCTCGATGCACTGGCAAGAGAGTGTATGTGGAGAGAAGGACTCAACTTCCTGCATGGCACGGGACATGGAGTAGGTTCTTATCTGAATGTGCATGAGGGACCTCATCAGGTTAGAATGGAATATATGCCAGCTCCGCTTCGTGCCGGTATGACTGTGACGGATGAACCGGGTCTTTATCTGGCAGGCAAGTTTGGTGTGAGAATAGAGAACACCCTGTTGATTAAGGACTATATGGAGACGGAGTTCGGTAAATTCCTGCAGATGGAATCTCTTACGCTCTGTCCGATAGATACGGCCCCTATTGACGTGGATATGCTGCTTCCTGAAGAATTGAACTGGCTGAACAGCTATCATGCTGAAGTTTATGCAAAATTGGCTCCTTATCTTGATGAAGAAGAGCAAATTTGGCTGAAAAATGCGACAAAACTCATAAAATGA
- the rpsU gene encoding 30S ribosomal protein S21 has protein sequence MIIVPVKDGENIERALKKFKRKFEKTGVVKELRARQQYDKPSVLKRLKMEHAIYVQQLRANEE, from the coding sequence ATGATTATTGTACCAGTTAAGGACGGTGAGAACATCGAGAGAGCTCTCAAGAAGTTTAAGAGAAAGTTTGAAAAGACAGGTGTTGTTAAGGAGTTGCGTGCTCGTCAGCAGTACGACAAGCCATCTGTTTTGAAGCGTCTCAAGATGGAACACGCCATCTACGTACAGCAGTTGCGCGCTAACGAGGAGTAA
- a CDS encoding tyrosine-type recombinase/integrase, translated as MLNVDKFLDYLSSELNRSQQTVESYRDDLKHFEKFAKDLSDSFSWETVDSDMVRDWMESMMDKGNSAATVSRRLSALKTFYRFALARRYVESDPVYSIKGPKKEKPLPQFVKESEMDELLDRQAWGDDYNNVRARTIIILFYETGMRLSELVNLDDKDVNFVTSEIKITGKGNKQRIVPFGDELKNTLLEFRRLRDASVEVKTPALVVSDKGTRMSPSKVQDIVRSNLSRVCSLKKKSPHVLRHSFATAMLNHHVGIENLKKLLGHASISTTEIYTHTTFEQLKRVYNEAHPRA; from the coding sequence ATGTTGAATGTAGACAAGTTTTTGGATTACTTGAGTAGCGAACTGAATAGGTCGCAACAGACGGTGGAAAGCTATCGGGATGATTTAAAACACTTCGAGAAGTTTGCCAAAGACTTGTCTGATTCGTTCTCCTGGGAGACCGTTGATTCCGACATGGTTCGGGATTGGATGGAAAGCATGATGGATAAGGGAAATTCAGCAGCCACGGTCAGTAGACGACTCAGTGCTCTGAAAACTTTCTATCGGTTTGCTCTGGCAAGACGCTATGTTGAGTCAGACCCAGTGTATAGCATCAAGGGACCTAAGAAGGAAAAGCCACTTCCGCAGTTCGTTAAGGAAAGCGAGATGGATGAACTCCTCGACAGGCAGGCATGGGGCGATGATTATAATAATGTACGTGCGCGTACTATTATAATATTGTTTTATGAAACCGGGATGCGATTATCAGAACTGGTTAATCTGGATGATAAAGATGTGAACTTCGTTACGTCGGAAATCAAGATTACCGGTAAGGGAAACAAACAACGTATAGTGCCATTCGGCGACGAGCTTAAAAATACTCTTCTTGAGTTTAGACGGCTACGTGATGCAAGCGTGGAAGTGAAGACTCCTGCACTCGTAGTTTCTGATAAGGGAACTCGCATGAGTCCGTCGAAGGTTCAAGATATCGTGAGGAGTAACCTTTCAAGGGTCTGCTCGTTGAAGAAGAAAAGCCCGCATGTGCTGAGGCATTCATTTGCTACGGCAATGCTGAATCACCATGTAGGTATTGAAAATCTGAAAAAGCTGCTTGGGCATGCGAGCATCTCTACAACCGAGATCTACACGCATACAACGTTCGAGCAATTAAAACGAGTGTATAATGAAGCCCATCCAAGGGCGTAA